Proteins encoded in a region of the Sebastes fasciatus isolate fSebFas1 chromosome 9, fSebFas1.pri, whole genome shotgun sequence genome:
- the tomm20a gene encoding translocase of outer mitochondrial membrane 20, translated as MMSGRSSAVAAGVCGALFIVYCFYFDRKRRSDPQFKEKLRERRRERRGYCDKSGGARLPDLRDAEAVQKFFLEEIQLGEELLLQGDFERCVDHLSNAIAVCGQPHQLVQVLQQTLPPPVFQMLQAKLPNTRVFSSQHLTEDDVE; from the exons ATGATGAGCGGTCGGTCCAGTGCGGTGGCCGCCGGGGTGTGTGGAGCCCTGTTCATTGTTTACTGTTTTTATTTCGACAGAAAGCGACGGAGTGACCCTCAATTCAAGGAGAAGCTGCGTGAAC GTAGAAGAGAACGAAGGGGTTATTGTGACAAGTCTGGAGGAGCAAGG CTGCCTGACTTGAGGGATGCGGAAGCTGTTCAGAAATTCTTTCTGGAGGAAATCCAGCTGGGAGAGGAGCTCCTGTTGCAAG GTGACTTTGAGAGATGTGTGGACCACCTGAGCAATGCGATTGCAGTATGTGGTCAACCTCATCAGCTGGTTCAAGTGCTCCAGCAGACGCTGCCACCTCCAGTCTTCCAGATGCTGCAAGCCAAACTACCCAACACG cgAGTCTTCAGCTCCCAGCATTTAACAGAAGATGACGtcgaatga